The Gammaproteobacteria bacterium genome has a window encoding:
- a CDS encoding SUMF1/EgtB/PvdO family nonheme iron enzyme, translated as MNERRVVRGGSWNNTQGNARLGYRNNNDPDKRNNNLGFRVCRASHIFSRLLMAVCVVCGRRVQGVARFPCASKITTWPRLGVAAQSV; from the coding sequence TTGAACGAGCGGCGTGTTGTGCGCGGCGGCTCCTGGAACAATACCCAGGGTAACGCGCGCCTCGGCTATCGCAACAACAACGACCCAGACAAGCGCAACAACAATCTGGGTTTTCGTGTGTGTCGCGCGTCCCACATTTTTTCCCGACTGCTGATGGCCGTCTGTGTGGTTTGCGGGCGGCGGGTTCAAGGGGTCGCCAGATTCCCTTGCGCTTCCAAAATCACGACCTGGCCACGGCTTGGCGTTGCGGCGCAGTCAGTTTAA
- a CDS encoding CapA family protein, which translates to MPAQPPGKHPITVFLCGDVMTGRGIDQILPHPNDPELYEPYVRSALRYVELAEAKNGPVEKPVDFVYIWGDAIADLDRVRPDLRIVNLETAVTSHGAPELKGINYRMHPKNVPVLTAAGIDCAVLANNHVLDWGEAGLLETLKTLKAAGISTAGAGENYAEAAGPAGLWTSTGTRVLVFSFGVATSGIPPHWAARYDRPGVAFLEDLSGETLQWIVNRVKGEKRDGDIVIVSLHWGGNWGYEIPRRQVRFAHRLIDEADVDIVHGHSSHHVKGIEVYRNKLILYGCGDFLSDYEGIEGHEPFRDDLGLMYFATLDSADGKLVRLEMSPTRLERLRINRASDKEARWLMDLLNREGQQFGTEVSGNMENVFELRWSVN; encoded by the coding sequence ATGCCTGCACAACCTCCCGGCAAACACCCGATCACTGTGTTCCTCTGCGGCGACGTGATGACCGGCCGGGGCATCGATCAGATACTCCCCCACCCCAACGATCCCGAACTTTACGAACCCTACGTCCGCTCGGCACTGCGATACGTGGAATTGGCCGAGGCGAAAAACGGACCGGTGGAGAAACCGGTCGACTTTGTCTACATCTGGGGTGATGCCATCGCGGATTTGGATCGTGTCCGGCCGGACTTACGGATCGTCAATCTGGAAACCGCGGTGACCTCGCACGGTGCCCCCGAGCTGAAGGGCATCAACTACCGCATGCACCCCAAGAATGTCCCAGTCCTCACTGCCGCCGGGATCGACTGCGCCGTACTGGCCAACAACCATGTTCTGGACTGGGGCGAGGCGGGCCTACTCGAAACGTTGAAGACACTGAAGGCGGCCGGTATCTCGACAGCCGGCGCTGGCGAGAACTACGCAGAAGCCGCCGGCCCGGCCGGATTATGGACGAGTACCGGGACCCGGGTACTCGTCTTCTCGTTTGGTGTCGCCACAAGCGGCATCCCGCCCCACTGGGCCGCGCGCTATGACCGACCGGGCGTTGCCTTCCTCGAGGACCTCTCCGGGGAAACGCTGCAATGGATCGTAAATCGGGTGAAGGGGGAGAAACGCGATGGCGACATCGTAATCGTTTCGTTGCACTGGGGCGGAAACTGGGGCTACGAGATTCCGCGGAGGCAGGTCCGGTTCGCGCACCGACTCATCGACGAGGCCGATGTCGACATCGTTCACGGGCACTCCTCGCACCACGTCAAGGGCATCGAAGTCTACCGTAACAAGCTCATTCTTTACGGTTGCGGGGACTTTCTCAGCGATTACGAAGGCATCGAGGGCCATGAACCTTTCCGCGACGATCTGGGCCTGATGTACTTCGCCACCCTCGATTCCGCCGACGGGAAGCTGGTACGCCTGGAGATGAGTCCGACCCGTCTTGAACGGTTACGGATCAACCGCGCCTCGGACAAAGAAGCGCGATGGCTTATGGATCTTCTCAATCGCGAAGGCCAGCAGTTCGGAACGGAGGTGTCGGGCAATATGGAGAATGTGTTTGAACTGCGTTGGAGCGTGAACTGA
- a CDS encoding TusE/DsrC/DsvC family sulfur relay protein has product MITVKLLMKVTKEPLKRTPVVLRMDADDSEKGPVLTDRDGVARFMEPPASGKVLVSGVERYHGRLDGDILVDLWAITQSGNDSGGMPGEFPAGSNAYPGMTMRRIQAGDREVLTDSEGYLVDPGDWSEGFVRAQAGLEGLELNAERWEVIRFLRGYYAEHGTQASVRNMVRHFRDVWNAEKGSNRYLHGLFPRGGPQKQGNRLAGLLRTKGEH; this is encoded by the coding sequence ATGATCACCGTAAAACTACTCATGAAAGTCACCAAGGAACCCCTGAAACGGACGCCGGTCGTGCTCAGGATGGACGCGGACGACTCAGAAAAAGGGCCCGTTTTAACCGACCGCGACGGGGTTGCCCGCTTCATGGAGCCTCCGGCCAGCGGCAAGGTCCTCGTCTCCGGTGTCGAGCGCTACCACGGTCGCCTGGACGGCGACATCCTGGTTGATCTCTGGGCGATAACCCAGTCCGGAAACGATTCCGGGGGAATGCCCGGCGAGTTTCCCGCCGGCAGCAACGCCTATCCCGGGATGACCATGCGGCGCATCCAGGCGGGAGACCGTGAGGTTCTGACGGACAGCGAGGGATATCTGGTCGATCCAGGTGACTGGTCGGAGGGGTTCGTCAGGGCCCAGGCGGGTCTCGAAGGCCTCGAACTCAACGCCGAGCGCTGGGAGGTGATCCGGTTCCTTCGCGGGTACTATGCAGAGCACGGTACGCAAGCCTCCGTGCGGAACATGGTGCGGCATTTCCGAGATGTCTGGAATGCCGAGAAGGGCAGTAACCGCTACCTGCACGGGTTGTTCCCCAGGGGCGGGCCGCAGAAGCAAGGTAATCGTCTCGCCGGATTGCTGCGCACCAAGGGCGAGCATTGA
- the ptsP gene encoding phosphoenolpyruvate--protein phosphotransferase — protein MSGIGSKSRRRLAELTRIVREVDAASDLESGLRVLVHRTREVFEADVCTVYFTDPLSRQHVVAATDGLSSRVVGTLHCGFGKGLIGRVAEDRRPLNLDRVPPELDQDFLQQAGAEHYHGFLGVPVIHRAQVQGVLLVRQREPRRFDDTDEAFLTTLAAQLGSAIACAKASGEWCRACQPGDTPPQRIEGLAGAPGIAIGHAAVVSGANEFNRVAYRMTDDPPAEEARLRTAISEVRAETVALTAGLSESLPAADRALFDAYTLMLDSPELMETALSLVRKGNWAPGAVHRTMEAYAKRFDALEDPYLRERATDIRALGGRILARLLGEPGDAPGDWDATILVGQCVSAIDIGQAHQDRLVGIVSGEGSSLSHAAILARSLGIPAVMGIGDLPLENLDGQELVVDGTAGHVHLRPSATMRHVYEASIENQRTRDQAMESVRNLDAVTEDGVEVALFINAGLSADFEPAAAAGSAGIGLFRSELPFMLFDRFPSEREQFNLYRQALEAMAPLPVTLRLLDAGGDKLLPYLDEAGPNPALGWRGIRFLLDHPDIFLTQLRAMLRADLGLGNLRLLLPMISGLDELEQAQDLLDQARRQLANEGIVASRAPMGVMIEVPAAVHQAGSLAQGADFLSVGTNDLAQYLLATDRNNPRVSARLDPAHPALLQALQQVVDSAHGAGRTVTVCGEIAGEPVMALLLLGMGVDGLSMNSAALPRVKWAVRRATSTDMRALAVRAAQCATPGALRQLLDDGQFEMGLDRCASELDTGSENRCAVPN, from the coding sequence ATGTCCGGTATAGGCTCCAAATCCCGCCGACGCCTCGCCGAGCTTACCCGTATCGTTCGCGAGGTCGATGCGGCATCGGATCTGGAAAGCGGCCTGCGCGTGTTGGTGCACCGTACCCGTGAAGTATTCGAAGCCGACGTCTGCACCGTCTACTTCACGGACCCGCTCAGTCGCCAACATGTCGTTGCCGCCACCGACGGCCTCTCGTCACGCGTCGTCGGAACGCTGCATTGCGGTTTCGGTAAGGGGCTGATCGGCCGGGTTGCCGAGGACCGCCGGCCGTTGAACCTGGACCGGGTGCCCCCGGAGCTCGATCAGGATTTCCTGCAGCAAGCTGGCGCCGAACACTATCACGGCTTCCTTGGTGTTCCTGTCATCCACCGGGCACAGGTTCAGGGGGTGTTGCTGGTTCGTCAGCGCGAGCCACGGCGTTTCGATGACACAGACGAGGCGTTTCTTACCACCCTCGCCGCGCAACTGGGCAGTGCCATCGCCTGTGCCAAGGCGAGTGGCGAATGGTGCCGGGCATGCCAGCCGGGCGATACCCCGCCCCAACGGATCGAAGGGCTGGCCGGGGCGCCGGGGATCGCCATCGGACATGCGGCGGTCGTGTCCGGCGCGAACGAGTTCAACAGGGTTGCGTATCGTATGACGGACGACCCGCCGGCCGAGGAAGCCCGGTTGCGTACCGCGATTTCCGAGGTCAGGGCGGAAACGGTCGCGCTCACAGCCGGCTTGAGCGAGTCGCTGCCTGCGGCCGACCGGGCGCTGTTCGACGCCTATACGCTGATGCTCGACAGCCCCGAACTCATGGAAACCGCCCTGTCCCTGGTGCGAAAGGGTAACTGGGCGCCGGGCGCCGTGCATCGGACCATGGAGGCCTATGCGAAACGTTTCGACGCGTTGGAGGATCCGTATCTGCGGGAACGGGCAACGGATATCCGGGCTCTCGGTGGGCGCATCCTCGCCCGCCTGCTGGGTGAGCCCGGTGACGCCCCTGGAGATTGGGATGCCACCATACTCGTGGGGCAATGCGTCAGCGCCATTGATATCGGCCAGGCCCATCAGGATCGGTTGGTCGGGATCGTCTCCGGTGAGGGCTCCTCACTGTCCCACGCCGCTATCCTCGCCCGCAGCCTTGGCATCCCGGCCGTGATGGGGATTGGTGATCTGCCGCTGGAAAACCTGGACGGCCAGGAACTGGTGGTGGACGGCACTGCCGGACACGTGCATCTACGGCCGAGCGCGACAATGCGGCACGTCTATGAGGCTTCCATCGAAAATCAGCGAACCCGCGATCAGGCCATGGAATCGGTTCGCAACCTCGATGCCGTGACGGAGGACGGCGTCGAGGTTGCACTGTTCATCAATGCGGGGCTCAGTGCCGATTTCGAGCCGGCGGCGGCTGCAGGTTCCGCCGGCATCGGGCTGTTTCGCTCCGAGCTTCCGTTCATGCTGTTCGACCGCTTTCCCAGCGAGCGGGAGCAGTTCAACCTCTATCGACAGGCGTTGGAGGCGATGGCACCCCTGCCCGTTACGCTGCGATTGCTGGACGCCGGGGGCGACAAGCTACTACCCTACCTCGACGAGGCCGGCCCCAATCCGGCCCTCGGCTGGCGGGGCATACGGTTCCTGCTCGACCACCCCGACATCTTCCTGACCCAGTTGCGGGCCATGCTGCGGGCCGATCTTGGCCTGGGCAATCTGCGCCTGCTCCTGCCGATGATCAGTGGCCTCGATGAGCTCGAACAGGCGCAGGACCTGCTCGATCAGGCCAGGCGGCAACTGGCCAATGAGGGTATTGTGGCATCGCGCGCCCCCATGGGCGTCATGATCGAGGTGCCCGCGGCCGTCCACCAGGCCGGGTCTCTGGCCCAAGGTGCGGATTTTCTTTCCGTTGGTACCAACGACCTGGCGCAATATCTACTGGCGACGGACCGCAACAATCCGCGAGTCTCCGCCCGCCTCGACCCGGCCCATCCGGCACTCCTGCAGGCGCTGCAACAGGTGGTGGATTCGGCGCATGGCGCCGGCAGGACGGTGACCGTGTGCGGCGAGATCGCCGGCGAACCCGTGATGGCTTTGCTGTTACTCGGGATGGGCGTCGATGGCCTCAGCATGAATTCGGCAGCCCTGCCGCGGGTGAAGTGGGCGGTTCGCCGCGCTACCTCGACCGATATGCGCGCCCTTGCGGTTCGGGCCGCGCAGTGCGCCACTCCGGGCGCTCTGAGGCAGTTGCTGGATGACGGGCAGTTCGAGATGGGCCTGGATCGGTGTGCCTCGGAACTAGACACGGGATCGGAGAATCGCTGCGCGGTCCCGAACTAA
- a CDS encoding DUF3565 domain-containing protein has protein sequence MKQCIVGYHLDEERHWVAELACGHFQHVRHLPPWFNRPWVTSEAGRTAMLGYELECPKCDTGAPSDGG, from the coding sequence ATGAAACAGTGCATTGTCGGCTATCACCTGGACGAAGAAAGACACTGGGTGGCCGAGCTCGCCTGCGGTCATTTCCAGCACGTTCGCCACCTCCCCCCCTGGTTCAACCGGCCCTGGGTGACGAGCGAAGCGGGACGAACCGCCATGCTCGGTTACGAGCTGGAGTGCCCCAAGTGTGACACCGGTGCGCCGAGCGATGGCGGATAA
- a CDS encoding LysR family transcriptional regulator, whose translation MDIEQARTFLAISAHGSFLEAAGRLHVTQSTVSARIRNLETELGARLFVRNRAGASLTQAGRRFLQHAKTLVLTVEQARHDVGLPSRYRASIRVGGRIALWEGLLPRWVGWMRRTAPDVSIQSEIGFEEVLMRRLIEGTLDIALMYTPSHAPGLVVEHLFDETLVLVSSKPDTRWPGDDYIYVEWGPGFYARHREYYPDLERPAQVVNIGWLGVQLILTNGGSCFLPIRMARPLIDSGSLFQVADGPEFPHPTYMVFPRQSDSETLQRALMGLRDLGREEQAGG comes from the coding sequence ATGGATATCGAGCAGGCCCGCACCTTTCTGGCCATCAGCGCCCACGGCAGCTTCCTGGAGGCCGCCGGCCGGCTGCACGTGACACAGTCCACGGTGAGCGCACGCATCCGGAACCTGGAAACCGAGCTCGGGGCGAGGCTGTTCGTGCGCAATCGTGCCGGGGCGAGCCTGACGCAGGCGGGACGGCGTTTCCTGCAACATGCAAAGACGCTGGTCCTGACCGTCGAGCAGGCCCGCCACGACGTCGGCCTGCCGAGCCGCTATCGCGCCAGTATCCGGGTCGGCGGCCGTATCGCGCTATGGGAGGGTCTGCTGCCGCGCTGGGTCGGCTGGATGCGACGTACCGCACCGGACGTCTCCATCCAGAGCGAAATCGGCTTCGAGGAGGTCCTGATGCGGCGCCTGATCGAAGGAACGCTGGACATCGCACTGATGTATACCCCGAGCCATGCACCGGGCCTGGTGGTGGAGCACCTGTTCGACGAAACCCTGGTCCTGGTCAGCTCGAAGCCGGACACCCGCTGGCCCGGCGATGACTACATCTACGTGGAGTGGGGCCCCGGGTTCTACGCCAGACACCGGGAGTACTATCCGGACCTGGAACGCCCGGCACAGGTGGTCAATATCGGCTGGCTCGGCGTTCAGCTCATCCTGACCAACGGAGGCTCCTGCTTCCTGCCGATTCGCATGGCCCGGCCCCTGATCGACAGCGGAAGCCTTTTTCAGGTCGCCGATGGACCGGAGTTCCCCCACCCCACCTACATGGTGTTCCCCCGCCAGTCCGACAGCGAGACGCTGCAGCGGGCGTTGATGGGGTTGCGCGACCTGGGACGCGAGGAGCAGGCCGGTGGTTGA
- a CDS encoding TusE/DsrC/DsvC family sulfur relay protein: MLQAPSVGTPDDIPLEAVARDEEGYFIDTGDWHPGLIGPLAVEVGLELSPERLDIVHYVRSYFERDQRVPEARTVLKHMAHRWGKEKGTRRYLYRLFPGGYAQQACKMAGMRKPLKLMLDI, translated from the coding sequence ATGCTGCAAGCCCCTTCGGTCGGTACCCCCGATGACATACCGCTGGAAGCGGTGGCCCGCGACGAGGAAGGATATTTCATCGACACCGGCGACTGGCACCCCGGCCTGATCGGGCCCCTGGCCGTGGAGGTCGGACTGGAGCTGTCACCGGAGCGACTCGATATCGTTCACTACGTCCGCAGCTATTTCGAGCGCGATCAACGTGTTCCCGAGGCACGCACGGTACTCAAGCACATGGCGCATCGGTGGGGAAAGGAAAAGGGCACGCGGCGCTACCTGTACCGCCTGTTTCCGGGCGGCTACGCCCAGCAGGCCTGTAAGATGGCCGGTATGCGCAAGCCGCTCAAGCTGATGCTGGACATCTGA